In the Gemmatimonadota bacterium genome, one interval contains:
- a CDS encoding FAD-binding oxidoreductase, whose product MAALAPPHPTAHVLRLRARDAAAATFRSAGGDGLSTNTADVVVIGAGIIGASSAWHLASRGLSVIVLEKDVAPAMGSTGRSAAGVRVQFTTEANIRLSMHSLPVYREFEQRHGHRIGYQDIGYLLLVPHDRWDRHLESVALQRSLGAPVDVLDTDEAQRYVDFNAEDLAGATYGPWDGVIDPHLATHAWVTMGKELGVAYRLATPVTEIAPRGSGWELRSGDEFFHCGHVVNASGAWSGGVASLVGLGVPVGPKRIQIFLSAPIQDTRTYPLTIDLTTGVYLRSEGKRVLFGLDDLEQEYGFTEGVEEEWLEHVLLTGVDRFPWWGDLGIDLKGSWWGYYGVSPDNSPIIGFHPGAHAWIDACGFSGHGIMHAPATGMAVSELVADGEAHTVDVGAFRHGRFTEDVAVEANIF is encoded by the coding sequence ATGGCGGCGCTCGCTCCTCCGCATCCAACAGCTCACGTTCTACGACTTCGAGCGCGGGATGCCGCTGCTGCAACGTTTCGGAGTGCTGGGGGGGACGGACTGAGCACCAACACCGCTGACGTTGTCGTCATCGGCGCGGGCATCATCGGTGCCTCGAGCGCCTGGCACCTCGCTTCGCGGGGCCTCAGCGTCATCGTGTTGGAGAAGGATGTCGCTCCCGCGATGGGCTCGACCGGGAGGAGCGCGGCCGGTGTGCGCGTGCAATTCACGACGGAGGCCAACATCCGGCTGTCGATGCACTCGCTGCCGGTGTACAGGGAGTTCGAGCAGAGGCACGGCCACAGAATCGGGTACCAGGACATCGGATACCTCCTGCTCGTACCGCACGACAGATGGGACCGGCATCTGGAGTCGGTTGCTTTGCAACGCAGTCTTGGTGCTCCGGTCGACGTGCTCGACACCGACGAGGCCCAGCGCTATGTCGACTTCAATGCGGAGGACCTCGCGGGTGCGACGTACGGCCCATGGGACGGCGTGATCGATCCCCACTTGGCCACGCACGCATGGGTGACGATGGGAAAGGAGCTCGGTGTGGCGTATCGACTCGCGACGCCAGTCACGGAAATCGCTCCCCGTGGCTCGGGGTGGGAGTTGCGCAGCGGAGACGAGTTCTTCCACTGCGGCCATGTGGTCAACGCGAGTGGCGCATGGTCCGGGGGCGTCGCTTCATTGGTCGGTCTGGGAGTGCCAGTGGGCCCGAAGCGCATCCAGATCTTCCTGAGCGCCCCCATCCAGGACACCCGCACCTACCCGTTGACCATCGATCTCACCACGGGCGTCTACCTGCGCAGCGAGGGCAAGCGCGTGCTCTTCGGGCTCGACGACCTCGAGCAGGAATATGGCTTCACCGAGGGGGTCGAAGAGGAATGGTTGGAGCACGTGCTGCTCACCGGTGTCGATCGCTTCCCCTGGTGGGGAGATCTCGGGATCGATCTGAAAGGCAGTTGGTGGGGCTACTACGGCGTGAGCCCGGACAACAGCCCAATCATCGGCTTCCACCCCGGTGCCCACGCGTGGATCGACGCGTGTGGCTTTTCGGGGCACGGAATCATGCACGCACCGGCGACGGGGATGGCGGTCTCGGAGTTGGTCGCCGATGGCGAGGCACATACCGTGGATGTGGGTGCCTTCCGCCACGGACGCTTCACAGAAGATGTGGCCGTGGAAGCGAACATCTTCTAG